From a region of the Corallococcus coralloides DSM 2259 genome:
- a CDS encoding 3-oxoacyl-ACP synthase III family protein: MRYANILSTGRYVPEKLLTNADVEKILGEKVDEWLQQNVGIKQRHVMADNQATSDLAVAAAKEALARAKVDPKELDLVLVASDTPDYLSPGTSSVVQAKLGAVNAGTYDINAACAGWVTALDVASKTISSDDSYQRILVVGAYGMTRYVNWKDKKTCTLFADGAGAVVLGASDKPGFLGAKLLANGEYHDALGIYTGGTNRPATAETLALTDGKPAVQFVRKFPSTFNTERWPMLLDTLLKRADQTLDDVKLFVFTQLNLRTIEATMKALNQPMEKAHYTMDKWGYTGSACIPMTLDDAVVQGKVKKGDLVAFCASGGGLAMASALYRWTA, encoded by the coding sequence ATGCGTTACGCGAACATCCTGTCCACCGGCCGCTACGTCCCCGAGAAGCTCCTCACCAACGCCGACGTGGAGAAGATCCTCGGCGAGAAGGTGGACGAGTGGCTCCAGCAGAACGTGGGCATCAAGCAGCGCCACGTGATGGCGGACAACCAGGCCACCAGTGACCTGGCCGTGGCCGCCGCGAAGGAGGCGCTGGCCCGCGCGAAGGTGGACCCCAAGGAGCTGGACCTGGTGCTCGTGGCCAGTGACACGCCGGACTACCTCTCCCCCGGCACGTCGTCCGTGGTGCAGGCCAAGCTGGGCGCGGTGAACGCGGGCACCTACGACATCAACGCCGCGTGCGCGGGCTGGGTGACGGCGCTGGACGTGGCGTCGAAGACGATTTCGTCGGACGACAGCTACCAGCGCATCCTGGTGGTGGGCGCCTACGGGATGACCCGGTACGTGAACTGGAAGGACAAGAAGACCTGCACGCTGTTCGCGGACGGCGCGGGCGCGGTGGTGCTGGGCGCGTCCGACAAGCCGGGCTTCCTGGGCGCGAAGCTGCTCGCCAACGGCGAGTACCACGACGCGCTGGGCATCTACACCGGCGGCACGAACCGGCCCGCCACGGCGGAGACGCTGGCGCTGACGGACGGCAAGCCCGCGGTGCAGTTCGTGCGCAAGTTCCCCTCCACGTTCAACACCGAGCGCTGGCCCATGCTGCTGGACACGCTGCTCAAGCGCGCGGACCAGACGCTGGATGACGTGAAGCTGTTCGTCTTCACGCAGCTGAACCTGCGCACCATCGAAGCCACGATGAAGGCGCTGAACCAGCCCATGGAGAAGGCGCACTACACGATGGACAAGTGGGGTTACACGGGCTCCGCCTGCATCCCCATGACGCTGGACGACGCGGTGGTGCAGGGCAAGGTGAAGAAGGGCGACCTGGTCGCCTTCTGCGCCAGTGGCGGTGGCCTCGCCATGGCGTCCGCCCTCTACCGCTGGACGGCTTAG
- a CDS encoding alpha/beta hydrolase: MADTSRKVEIRDIPTQRLRVRARLVGEDGFPVIFVHGNCSSSAFFESLMKTLPEGFRGIAPDMRGYGHTEEKTINATRGMRDFADDLLALMDTLSLKRAVFVAHSAGAGMVMQLSIDHPERVAGLVVEAPLSPYGFGGTKDADGTPCWADFAGSGGGTANPDFVQRLKNKDRSTESQTSPRNVMNGCYVKPPFRHPDEEKLLDSVLDTHVSDELYPGNFTKSPNWPGVAPGTTGMNNAMAPAWYNTSSFAELKNGPDLLWIRGADDAIVSDTSLFDFGFLGKLGAVPGWPGDAQYPPQPMVSQMRKVMERYAANGGRYREVVLQDTGHSPHLEKTKEFHDLLVPFLQEHAR, translated from the coding sequence ATGGCTGATACATCCAGGAAGGTCGAGATCCGGGACATCCCCACTCAGCGGCTCCGGGTGCGCGCGCGGCTCGTGGGCGAGGACGGCTTTCCCGTCATCTTCGTGCACGGCAACTGTTCCTCGTCCGCGTTCTTCGAGTCGCTGATGAAGACGCTGCCCGAGGGCTTCCGGGGCATCGCGCCGGACATGCGCGGCTACGGGCACACGGAGGAGAAGACCATCAACGCGACGCGCGGCATGCGCGACTTCGCGGATGACCTGCTGGCGCTGATGGACACGCTGTCGCTGAAGCGCGCGGTGTTCGTGGCGCACTCGGCGGGCGCGGGCATGGTGATGCAGCTGTCCATCGACCACCCGGAGCGCGTGGCCGGCCTGGTGGTGGAGGCGCCGCTGTCTCCCTACGGCTTCGGCGGCACGAAGGACGCGGACGGCACGCCGTGCTGGGCGGACTTCGCGGGCTCCGGCGGCGGCACGGCCAACCCGGACTTCGTGCAGCGGCTGAAGAACAAGGACCGCTCCACGGAGTCGCAGACGTCGCCGCGCAACGTGATGAACGGCTGCTACGTGAAGCCGCCGTTCCGCCACCCGGACGAGGAGAAGCTCCTGGACTCCGTGCTGGACACGCACGTGTCGGACGAGCTGTACCCGGGCAACTTCACGAAGTCGCCGAACTGGCCGGGCGTGGCGCCGGGCACCACGGGCATGAACAACGCCATGGCGCCGGCCTGGTACAACACCTCCTCCTTCGCGGAGCTGAAGAACGGGCCGGACCTGCTGTGGATCCGCGGCGCGGACGACGCCATCGTCTCCGACACGTCCCTGTTCGACTTCGGCTTCCTGGGCAAGCTGGGCGCGGTGCCCGGCTGGCCCGGGGACGCCCAGTATCCGCCGCAGCCCATGGTGTCGCAGATGCGCAAGGTGATGGAGCGCTACGCGGCCAACGGCGGCCGCTACCGCGAGGTCGTCCTCCAGGACACGGGCCACAGCCCGCACCTGGAGAAGACGAAGGAGTTCCACGACCTGCTCGTCCCGTTCCTGCAGGAGCACGCCCGCTAG
- a CDS encoding acyl-CoA synthetase — protein MFIGDWMGRGALYWPDAVAVVDVARRDAGRFTYRQMNARANALAGWLRDVAGVQRGDRVGIVAHNGVEYLDTLFACAKLGAIFVPYNWRLHAAELTDGVRAIRPRVLLFGDDFKDAVAQVREHVGDGLRLVSLEAQGLPGADPYEKAVAYAPAAPVTNDAVSEEDILCLLFTGGTTGRSKGAKVSYRMVAWNTLNTLVHEIRQGDVTVTHTPLFHTGGLLVYTLPLLTVGGTVVLMRRWDPDEMLGLVAKEKVTLFFAVPTQYQQLMDSPRWKGTDFSSVRFVTSGGAPLPVPLLQAWQAVHPVPFKQGFGMTEFGPGIFSMGPEFAVSKAGSIGRPNYFIDAKLVDDTGNAVPVGGVGELVLKGPSMCSGYFEDDAATKEAISADGWFHTGDLARVDADGFFTIAGRKKDMFISGGENVYPLELESVLYEHPAVQQCAVVGVPDAKWGEAGRAYVVLKPGAEASAEALLEHLKGRVARFKVPKRVELVKSLPVSPAGKILKRELREAAIAADARAAS, from the coding sequence ATGTTCATCGGGGACTGGATGGGGCGGGGTGCCCTCTACTGGCCGGACGCGGTGGCCGTGGTGGACGTGGCCCGCAGGGACGCGGGCCGCTTCACCTACCGGCAGATGAACGCGCGCGCCAACGCGCTCGCGGGCTGGCTGCGGGACGTGGCCGGCGTGCAGCGCGGGGACCGCGTGGGCATCGTCGCGCACAACGGCGTGGAGTACCTGGACACGCTGTTCGCGTGCGCGAAGCTGGGCGCCATCTTCGTGCCGTACAACTGGCGGCTGCACGCGGCGGAGCTGACGGACGGCGTGCGCGCCATCCGCCCGCGCGTGCTGCTGTTCGGGGACGACTTCAAGGACGCGGTGGCCCAGGTGCGCGAGCACGTGGGGGACGGCCTGCGCCTGGTGTCGCTGGAGGCGCAGGGCCTGCCGGGCGCGGATCCGTACGAGAAGGCCGTGGCGTACGCGCCCGCCGCTCCCGTGACGAACGACGCGGTGAGCGAGGAGGACATCCTCTGCCTGCTCTTCACCGGCGGGACGACAGGCCGGTCCAAGGGCGCGAAGGTGTCCTACCGCATGGTGGCGTGGAACACGCTCAACACGCTGGTGCATGAAATCCGTCAGGGCGACGTGACGGTGACGCACACGCCGCTGTTCCACACGGGCGGGCTGCTCGTCTACACGCTGCCCCTGCTCACCGTGGGCGGCACCGTGGTGCTGATGCGCCGGTGGGACCCGGACGAGATGCTGGGCCTGGTCGCGAAGGAGAAGGTGACGCTCTTCTTCGCGGTGCCCACGCAGTACCAGCAGCTGATGGACTCGCCGCGCTGGAAGGGGACGGACTTCTCCTCCGTGCGCTTCGTCACCAGCGGGGGTGCGCCGCTGCCGGTGCCGCTGCTCCAGGCGTGGCAGGCGGTGCACCCGGTGCCCTTCAAGCAGGGCTTCGGCATGACGGAGTTCGGCCCGGGCATCTTCAGCATGGGGCCGGAGTTCGCGGTGTCCAAGGCGGGCTCCATTGGCCGGCCCAACTACTTCATCGACGCGAAGCTGGTGGACGACACCGGCAACGCGGTGCCCGTGGGCGGGGTGGGGGAGCTGGTGCTGAAGGGGCCCTCCATGTGCTCCGGCTACTTCGAGGACGACGCCGCCACGAAGGAGGCCATCAGCGCGGACGGCTGGTTCCACACCGGGGACCTGGCGCGCGTGGACGCGGATGGCTTCTTCACCATCGCGGGCCGCAAGAAGGACATGTTCATCTCCGGCGGAGAGAACGTGTACCCGCTGGAGCTGGAGTCCGTCCTCTACGAGCACCCCGCCGTGCAGCAGTGCGCGGTGGTGGGCGTGCCGGACGCGAAGTGGGGCGAGGCGGGCCGCGCCTACGTGGTGCTCAAGCCTGGGGCCGAGGCCTCGGCGGAGGCGCTGCTGGAGCACCTCAAGGGCCGGGTGGCACGCTTCAAGGTCCCCAAGCGGGTGGAGCTGGTGAAGTCCCTGCCGGTGTCCCCCGCCGGGAAGATTCTCAAGCGCGAGCTGCGCGAGGCGGCCATCGCCGCGGACGCGCGGGCCGCTTCGTGA
- a CDS encoding Lrp/AsnC family transcriptional regulator, translated as MDALDYRIVDMLQRDGRATQLELSRGVKLSQPAVAERIRKLEEKGIITGYTARVDATQLGKDITAFIGVSIEHPKHFEGFARKVAELPDVLEAHRVAGQDSYVLKVKTANTRTLDSLLVETLRTIPGVTRTSTTIVLSTLKEDTHVRVPDELLNGE; from the coding sequence ATGGACGCCCTGGATTATCGCATCGTGGACATGCTTCAGCGCGATGGCCGGGCCACGCAGCTGGAGCTGTCACGTGGGGTGAAGTTGTCCCAGCCGGCGGTGGCGGAGCGCATCCGCAAGCTGGAGGAGAAGGGAATCATCACCGGCTACACGGCGCGCGTGGACGCGACGCAGCTGGGGAAGGACATCACCGCCTTCATCGGGGTGAGCATCGAGCACCCCAAGCACTTCGAGGGCTTCGCGCGGAAGGTGGCGGAGCTGCCGGACGTGCTGGAGGCCCACCGGGTCGCGGGGCAGGACTCGTACGTCTTGAAGGTGAAGACCGCGAATACGCGGACGCTGGACTCGCTGCTCGTGGAGACGCTGCGCACCATTCCAGGTGTGACCCGCACGAGCACCACCATCGTCCTGTCGACCTTGAAGGAAGACACGCACGTGCGTGTCCCCGATGAGCTGTTGAACGGAGAATGA
- a CDS encoding TetR family transcriptional regulator, with translation MNRPSTSERVPVTPRGQRTRQKLLKAAEAVFGDKGYERASIADLTRKASVALGTFYVYFPDKQSIFVEVVDELGARLRRLIAEGTAACTTRLEVEREGLRAFFQFVRQHPNLYRVVRQAEFVDADCYRRYYDRFAKGYVRGLTQAMEAGEVRRMDPEALAYCLMGIGDFLGMRWVLWEEDMGLERVLDTAMTLLSHGLPPDAGSARTHLQAVRPPKAAAPPKSKSSPRRPSRGPRS, from the coding sequence ATGAATCGCCCTTCAACTTCAGAACGCGTCCCCGTCACGCCGCGCGGTCAGCGGACGCGGCAGAAGTTGTTGAAGGCAGCGGAGGCGGTGTTCGGCGACAAGGGCTACGAGCGCGCCTCCATCGCGGACCTCACGCGCAAGGCCAGCGTCGCGCTGGGCACCTTCTACGTGTACTTCCCGGACAAGCAGTCCATCTTCGTGGAGGTGGTGGACGAGCTGGGCGCGCGCCTGCGCCGCCTCATCGCGGAAGGCACGGCCGCGTGCACCACGCGCCTGGAGGTGGAGCGCGAGGGCCTGCGCGCCTTCTTCCAGTTCGTGCGCCAGCACCCCAACCTCTACCGCGTGGTGCGGCAGGCGGAGTTCGTGGACGCGGACTGCTACCGCCGCTACTACGACCGCTTCGCCAAGGGCTACGTGCGCGGCCTCACGCAGGCCATGGAGGCCGGCGAGGTGCGCCGCATGGATCCGGAGGCGCTCGCCTACTGCCTGATGGGCATTGGCGACTTCCTGGGCATGCGCTGGGTGCTCTGGGAGGAGGACATGGGCCTGGAGCGCGTGCTCGACACGGCGATGACGCTCCTGTCCCACGGCCTGCCCCCGGACGCGGGCTCCGCGCGCACCCATCTCCAGGCCGTCCGCCCCCCGAAGGCAGCAGCCCCCCCCAAGTCGAAGTCGTCCCCCCGTCGTCCGTCACGCGGTCCCCGGAGCTGA
- a CDS encoding PLP-dependent aminotransferase family protein, translating to MSADAMSAPLPPPPAYRLSQRMSRMKTSAVREILKIAERPDILSFAGGLPAPELFPKDAIAQAFAETFASDADGRSALQYSTTEGFAPLREWIAGHLSRKGTNVHADQVLITSGSQQGLDLAGKVLLDPGDLVVVEDPSYLAALQTFGGYEVEFATVRSDDAGMDTDDLAALLKKRVPKLLYVIPNFQNPKGTTLSLERRKALVRLAQEHRFIILEDDPYGELRFKGVHLPSLASLDDQGVVLSLSTFSKTLAPGLRLGWVTGPKALLKPLTIAKQATDLHTATLAQRATARLLETFDYTGHIQALMPIYAQRATAMLSALEAHMPQGTKWTRPDGGMFLWVELPQGLDAATLLPRAVEQKVAFVPGAPFFANDQKPQFMRLNYSNRPPELIVEGMKRLGSVISDAL from the coding sequence ATGAGCGCGGACGCTATGAGTGCACCCCTGCCCCCTCCTCCGGCCTACCGGCTGTCCCAGCGCATGTCCCGGATGAAGACGTCCGCGGTGCGTGAGATCCTCAAGATCGCCGAGCGCCCGGACATCCTCTCCTTCGCCGGGGGCCTGCCCGCTCCGGAGCTCTTCCCGAAGGACGCCATCGCCCAGGCGTTCGCGGAGACCTTCGCCAGCGACGCGGACGGGCGCTCCGCGCTCCAGTACAGCACCACGGAGGGGTTCGCCCCCTTGCGCGAGTGGATCGCCGGGCACCTGTCCCGCAAGGGCACGAACGTGCACGCGGACCAGGTGCTCATCACCAGCGGCTCGCAGCAGGGCCTGGACCTGGCGGGCAAGGTGCTGCTCGACCCGGGCGACCTGGTGGTGGTGGAGGACCCCAGCTACCTGGCGGCGCTCCAGACCTTCGGCGGCTACGAGGTGGAGTTCGCCACCGTGCGCAGCGACGACGCGGGCATGGACACGGACGACCTGGCGGCCCTGCTGAAGAAGCGCGTGCCGAAGCTGCTCTACGTCATCCCCAACTTCCAGAACCCCAAGGGCACCACCCTGTCCCTGGAGCGCCGCAAGGCCCTGGTGCGGCTGGCCCAGGAGCACCGCTTCATCATCCTGGAGGACGACCCGTACGGCGAGCTGCGCTTCAAGGGCGTGCACCTGCCGTCGCTGGCGTCGCTGGATGACCAGGGCGTGGTGCTGTCGCTGTCCACCTTCTCCAAGACGCTGGCCCCGGGCCTGCGCCTGGGCTGGGTGACGGGCCCGAAGGCGCTGCTCAAGCCGCTGACCATCGCGAAGCAGGCCACGGACCTGCACACCGCCACGCTCGCCCAGCGCGCCACCGCGCGGCTTCTGGAGACCTTCGACTACACGGGCCACATCCAGGCGCTGATGCCCATCTACGCCCAGCGCGCCACCGCGATGCTGTCCGCGCTGGAGGCCCACATGCCCCAGGGCACGAAGTGGACCCGGCCGGACGGCGGCATGTTCCTCTGGGTGGAGCTGCCCCAGGGCCTGGACGCGGCCACGCTCCTGCCCCGCGCCGTGGAGCAGAAGGTCGCCTTCGTCCCCGGCGCGCCCTTCTTCGCCAACGACCAGAAGCCCCAGTTCATGCGCCTGAACTACTCCAACCGCCCGCCCGAGCTCATTGTCGAGGGCATGAAGCGGCTGGGCTCCGTCATCTCCGATGCGCTGTAG